ATGTAGCAAATGCATATTTGGTAGATATTTGTGACAGGTTTCCAGCTGTTACATGATAAAGGTGTGTTTTTTTCCGTGTTTCTCCCCATGCAGAAGCCCCAGACGCGAGACCGCGAGGGGGAGCTGCTGTATTTCGGGGACGTGTGCGCGGGGCCGGGGGGCTTCTCAGAGTACATCCTGTGGAGGCGGCGTTGGCATGCCAAGGGATTCGGCATGACCCTCAAAGGACCCTGCGACTTCAAACTGGAAGACTTCTACGCTGCGCCCAGCGAACTGTTTGAACCCTACTATGGTATGTACCATGGTGTACCCCATGTGCTGAGTGTCAACAATGGTGCAGACTTCACACCAAGTTTCTATCAGAGAGGAAGAAAACATGGCTGAACAAATACAAAAAAAGTCTTATggtcaaatgtaaaaaatatgtaatttctcctctacttcctccatctcctcttttcACTCTCCCTGTGGCTCAGGTGAAAACGGGGTGGACGGGGATGGTGACATCACTCGTCCGGAGAACATCAGTGCGTTCCGGAATTTTGTCATGGAGagtacagagaggagaggactgcaCTTCCTCATGGCTGACGGGGTGAGTTGGAGTCTTCATCGCACTGTCATCATTGGCCAAAGGCGTAGTGAGACGTGTTTGATTGGTGGGGTGGGTTGTTGAGCTCATCTCTGTTTTCTGATTGGTAGGGGTTCTCAGTGGAGGGGCAGGAGAACATCCAGGAGATTCTGAGCAAACAACTGCTGCTCTGTCAGTTCCTCACCGCAATGTCTGTACTACGGACAGGTacgtctgtctatctgtctgtttgtctgtctcttaCTATCCAGAAGTGTAAGGACAGTGAGTGACTGTTgtgttctctgtctcccccaggtGGTCACTTCCTGTGTAAGACCTTTGACCTGTTCACACCGTTCAGTGTGGGGCTGGTGTACCTGCTCTACCTCTGCTTCGACAGGGTGTCCCTCTTCAAACCCATTACCAGCAGGCCCGCCAACTCcgagaggtgtgtgtgtaaatgCTGTTATTAAGGCCAATACTATATACCTCGACCAATACCTATTAGCTATGTTCTGACATTATATCCTTGGTTTTCAGATACATAGTGTGTCGCGGTCTGAAGCCTGGTTCAGATCCGGTCAGGGAGTACATGTTCACGGTCAACCTGAAGCTCAACCACCTGAGGAACTCGGAGTCTGATGTCAACGAGGTGATGCCCATCGAACTCATCAAAGGAGACACTGAGTTCTATAACCACATGATCAACTCTAACGAGAGGTAGaaagacacacgcacacatgacacacacatacacacaaataaacacaggCTTTATAATCATCCATGTCTCCCTGCAGCCACTGTGTAGTCCAGATCAAAGCCCTGGCTAAGATCCATGCCTACGTCTTAGACACGTGAGTTACCTACTCCCTCCCTTCTACTGTTCAAATCAGTGCAAACGTGTTGGAATGTAGTGTACCTGCATGTGCAAGTACAATCTGACTGTGTTGTGTATTGTCAGGACCCTGTCAGAGGCCAGGCAGGCTGATATTCGTAAGGAGTGTCTGAAGCTTTGGGGGGTGAGTAGTACTGAGGAGTTAGTGAGGGCTGGTTAGTGTGTATAGAGACGGGTATCTGAGCAGTTCAATCACCTATCTTGATAGCACTCACTAGTTatttgtttctttctctctctctctctctctctgtttagatcCCTGATAAGGCCAGAGTCACTCCCGTCTCCTCAGACCCCAATTCTAAATTCTATGAGCTGATGAAGGTGAGATTGTGGCCTCCCATCCCTTATCTAGATAGGGTTTTTATCACCATGTGTGTGATCATGTATTAGTAGAATttaacgttctctctctctgtctctctctttttctttgtcTATGTCTCTCAGGGTTCTGACATCGAGTTGTTGAACTCCAAACCCACCCCTCTGAGCTCCACCACTCTGGATAAGGTTCACCATGTCCTGGACTACCGGTGCATTGTGGGAGGAGGGGAACAGCTCTTCCTGTTAGGTCtaggggtgagagagagcagacacCACTCTGGACCTGGGCCATGATCATCTCAGCAGTAGTTCTCTTGTTATTCACAAATAGACATGTGAATCCCATTCTTCTcatgcctctctctctacagaaGTCTCAGATCTACATGTGGGACGGCAAGCATCCTCTGCGCTGGAGGAAGCTGGAGAACTTCAAGCTGGAGCTGCCCAGAGAGACCCTGCTCAGTGTAGAGATTGTCCAGGAGCtgaagggagaggtgagagaggagaggaagggatggTGAAGAGTGGGGGAGTTGAATAGGggaaggagaaggaagagaggaagtAATTACTATGGTTGTTTACCTTTTTCTGATTGTTTGTTGAACACAGGGTAAAGCCCAGCGCAGGATCAACGCAGTACACGTGCTAGATGCCCTGGTTCTCAACGGCACTGACGTACGGGTCCAGCACTTCAACCAACGGTGAGGCAACAACTCTAACCTTCacccaggggtgaaagtagatttaaCGGAGTGGCTGCGGATCTGACTTTTCTGGACCCCTCTTTCCGACAGCTAAAGTCCCAAAGCTGCGCATGTGCGGGCTTCTCTACGCACAGACTCTGCTCTACTCCTAGAGAACGGGCTACTCTTTCGCGTGGTGCTCATTTACTAAAGTTAGATCAGCATATATAACTTTATTGTAAAATAGAAAACACCACCTaatttcttatgagattttaggatgattGTGCGACTGGTGAAATGTTTCTCATGCAGCCTAAACTCGACAGCGTGCGCCACTAGGCAAAATATGTGCTTATATTTAAACTGAACA
This window of the Coregonus clupeaformis isolate EN_2021a chromosome 33, ASM2061545v1, whole genome shotgun sequence genome carries:
- the cmtr1 gene encoding cap-specific mRNA (nucleoside-2'-O-)-methyltransferase 1, with the translated sequence MMKRRGEAASEPLKRSKKQRLEDASSDEESPLLTTSQDSSQSDSHSDPEDHRPGFSMPTISQNASATDDAKQSDANKFPMYNSVSQKLMAKMGFREGEGLGKFGQGRKEIIEASTQRGRRGLGLTLQGFQGELNVDWQDEIEPSAVEEVKWFPECSTEIPDADELRGWMAVGPRKLKIEDETDFCTEDLLHSLLRCKTVFDDLEGEEMRRARTRSNPYETIRGAFFLNRAAMKMANMDHVFDGIFTNPKDSQGKPQTRDREGELLYFGDVCAGPGGFSEYILWRRRWHAKGFGMTLKGPCDFKLEDFYAAPSELFEPYYGENGVDGDGDITRPENISAFRNFVMESTERRGLHFLMADGGFSVEGQENIQEILSKQLLLCQFLTAMSVLRTGGHFLCKTFDLFTPFSVGLVYLLYLCFDRVSLFKPITSRPANSERYIVCRGLKPGSDPVREYMFTVNLKLNHLRNSESDVNEVMPIELIKGDTEFYNHMINSNESHCVVQIKALAKIHAYVLDTTLSEARQADIRKECLKLWGIPDKARVTPVSSDPNSKFYELMKGSDIELLNSKPTPLSSTTLDKVHHVLDYRCIVGGGEQLFLLGLGKSQIYMWDGKHPLRWRKLENFKLELPRETLLSVEIVQELKGEGKAQRRINAVHVLDALVLNGTDVRVQHFNQRIQMAEKFVRAVSKPSRPDMNPIRVKEVYRLEEMEKIFVRLEMKVTKSSGGVPRLSYTGRDDRHFLPNGLYIIKTVNDPWTMAYSKNSKRKFFFNKMTKQSTYNLPANSVAPFHVCHTERLFWAWEDGVRVHDSQTRVDPEKLSKDNVLSFIHQHYQP